GTTTCAACTTAGAATATTCAATAAGAAATCAAAGCAGGGTTGCTTTCACTATTGTGTACTTCCAAATTTAAATGTGTTAATTGCTAACAGTAAATATGTCTGTAAGGTAAAGTACTTACACTGTGGAAGCAAATGCAACTGCACAATGAAAACTCAAATGGACTTGAATTCTTCATTAAAAATTAGATCAAAAAGCTCCAAAGCAAATAAAAGTGAGCAGCCGAGAAAATCAGTAtaaggagaaggaaaacaaaacccagcgTGGAGAAAATTCTGTAAGTATAATGAGAGGTAGATGAGCAGGACTGCCTCACTGACAGGTTGATAGTCTGAACAGTCCCATTTTGATATAGTATTAAGAATGTATGAAAAGTAATGAGTTGTTATCAATCTGCAATGAATTTTCAGTTGAGTCCGTGCTATTTTGTGAGGTTTCAAGCTCTGATGAGATTAATGGAGATCCCTGAATGGACTGGCCTAGCACATGCAGAAACCAACAGCTGGTTCAAGACTAGCATCCTTTGGTCCTCACTCTTTAAAAATGATGTAGTCCTGCTGAAAAAGAGCCCTGGGCTATTATCACAGACACTTTGATGTACAAGTTCTGGTagctttttgcttcttttgaaGATGGATCTGATCCTATGAAAATGAAACTgaataagagaaagaaaatcgcGAGGTCACTGTACGGAGAGTTGAAGTGTAGAGAAAAACATGAATTCATTTACTGGGAGTTGGGGAAAGATGCTGTGAGCAAAACATGATATTTTTTCTGTCAGTACCGTACAGCAACAGTagatgtgtatatatatatttacaggAAATAATCAGAAAGTCAGAACCACCAAACACAGTCAGGCCAAATTACAATGGAATTGTTTTCTCCATGAATTAGCTCtctcaaaacaaattaaaatatcaCATTGAAACTAATGGAAGTATTTGTGGAAAATGTTATCATAATATTAACATGCTAGTCTTGTAACAGCAGGGCTATTAGagcatcacagaatcatagatagaatatcctgagctggaaggagcAGAAGAATTAAAAAACCTTGGAAAATCACTTTGGGCAGaactattttaataaaatatatcttCATTTTGTAGAATGTTTCGCATCCACCAAGGCACAAAATGCCTTATCTGAAGTCAGTAGGTTGTACTGTTAGCATGGGATGGATACCATTGCCTGCCTAACAGTAAAAATCAACAATATGAACGTTGTCAGTGCTAGTGTCTAAAAAGCCTGGGCAAAAGTATTTGAaatatattaggaaaaaattttgAAACAATTGTCTTTAAATGTTTTCCTATTTGCTCTATTTTGCTTTTAGAAGTTcatgttttctgtcttttccctgcaaacataCTGATTAAAAAGtgattggaaaaaaacccacaactcCAAAATTCTAAAATATATCCCAAGATTCATGAAATCATATAAAACAGGAAGCTGGTGCTTTAAAGTGGAAACAAATTCTGTAATATACATGATAATGTTCATAATGGGAAGTACCTCCAAAGGATATTATGGTGCTGAAAACAGAAAACTTTCAAATGTTTTATTCCTCTTGGAAGAATGAAAAAGAGAGGGTGAAAACAGATTTTATGTAGAAAAACCTGTAGACACGCCATGGTTAGGACAGGAGGTTTTACACAAGCCACCATTTAGACTGCTGCTGTGCCAatggttttgctgcttttccattGATATGGACTGAAACTAAAATTGAATaagatttagattttttttctattttataggCAATAGATTTCAATCAGAATTTGGATATGTCGAAAAATTCCAGACAGTAGGAATACAGAGTAAAAATGCACACCATATATGTCCAAGACTGTTTGCTACATTGCCAcaatttttcccatattttaaTACAAGAAAAAGAGTACTTTGGAATTTCACCTGACTTTGTCGTGGTTAGTTCTCATGGGTATCTTGTAGTTTCTAAATCATTCATACATGCAGACTGTGTTTTTTTGGAAAGCTGGAATACCAGTTTGTACCAACTTGAAATATGGCGCaagaaacaggaagaaaacTTTGATCTCCATTGAATATTGCAGTGCATGCAGAATCAGCAACGAGAAAATGTGGGTTTTAGGTCTATCCTTCCAGGCTCAGAATTCCTCATATCATATATGTCAGCTCAACAGTCTttcaaggagaagaaaatgaagatggAATTATGCTGATTTTAGAAACAGGTACATGAACAGCTATCAATGAAGACAGATGTTCTTAGGAGAATATTTGTCATTATctccagaaaattattttaacacaGATCttgaatatttatattattattggAGTTTTTGGACAATTCAGAGCTGATAGTGATGCAGTTAGGAATTTAAGCAAAGTCCACCATAGCGTGTGAGAAAGGCCAGCCCAGAACAGCTATTCCTGGCTATCCTCTTCTTCTTGGGAAAGCAAATGCCTAAACTCTTACTTACAGGATAGATGAGTACTCACACCATGAGGGGTAATTATTTCCTGCAGATAATTCAGAAAGGAATCTTTAGTGTTTGGTGGGGAATTCCTGCATGGGTTTACCAAACTAAAACACTGAAGGAAAGTCTGAAACAAGTGCCTTGAGTGAGTCAACATACCAAGATTTTAATGATTTTGAACTTACACTCTAATCTAAATTGTACCCATCAGCTCATTATCTATTTGGACGTCTGTCTCTCTAGATGTCTAACACCACTGAGTGTTTGTTTcttcttccctcccttttttCAGAAAGCTAATGTGTGTGAAAAATTTTTGAAATGAAAGAGGGATCAATAATAAGATTTTCCTGTCTGCGTTTGCATGCAGACAGGAGTATGTAATAGAGGCCAAAGGGCCTACCTTGTGTCATATTTCAGATTGTACAAACTAGCTTTCTAACTCTCTCTTCCAGCACTCCAAAGTGTCCCGGGAATGGGCTGAAATTTTGTCTCATTGATGCCTTAAGTCTGaactttcatattttccagattctgtactgcacTAATATATAACTCTGAACTCCATATAAAGTGTTATCAAGTTCTCCTCACAGCttagtcagacaaaacaatccttttccagcctgagaaccaaggacaacactgcagcttcaggcccaaaaagtatAAACAGCAAACTGAGGAGAGCaatctgggaggatgggacttcaaaacctgaagctgtaattggacaattaaccccaacATGTGAacggaccaaaacttataaaagtgtaaAACTCATGACCCGTTGTCCATCTTGGATATAGCCTTGGACAGGCTCTtatactgcccaaggtgtatcctttgaaagccttttaataaatacctactttattcctttaactctgtctagcctctgttatAGGTAGCCTCTTGAGGCACCATGTAAAAAGGTGATTTGTGCCAACATTATCCTTACTGATCACTGGAAACATCCTCTAAATCACAGAGATCCAGTGGTTGGAAGGAGTAGCCAATTATATCCCCCATGATGTGTAGGCATATCCTTATCTGTAGGAGAGTGGTGGGTCGGttcttaatattttatttgattttttgtttggatttttgttttgttggggaatttttgttcttttgttctTACTTATTTGTTTGttagtttttgggtttttttagcagGGAAAATGACAGTGTTGCAATATGCTTGTAAGGGTCAGTTGCAAATTCATAGGATCATAGAaagttttgggttggaagagactttaGAGATCATGTAGTTCCAACTACTTGAGCAGGgaaccttccactagaccaggttgctcagagccccatccaatctggccttgaacGTTTCCAGGAATAGGGAACCCACAACGTCTCTGGGTGATGTTCCATtgtctcaccaccttcacagtaaagaatttcttcctaacgcCTAACAATTCCCTTCCCTCTGACAGTATGAAGCCATTCCacctgtcctgtcactacatgcccttgtgaaaagtccctctcccAATTTCTTGTAAGTTCCCTTAAGTCCTCCTTAGTCATGAAGCCTTGATTATCAAGACATCTGCATTGCAGATCATAGCAACATGAATAACAATGCTTAGTAATTACATAGCACTGGTACAATGTGTAGGCAAAGTTTAATCACTTAACACCCTCAAGTGTGACAACCCCCCCCCTCACCGCCCCTGCACTGTGAAGGTGGAAACAAAGGAAttatttctgctgctttgtAAGAAAGGGAGGCTGAGAGGTGAAGTGTGATAGAAGGTCAGAACGACAGCTCAGAGAGGGTTTTCCAACCATGGGCTGCTTTCCTGGGGCAGTGATAATAGAGAAAGCCACTGTGTTTTAGTGAAATGAAAGCCAGGCAGAGATCTGCTGAACTGGCATGGGCAGTTGATCACTATACCACTCAGCACGCTGAGGAGTAtgcataaaacaaaaaaatgaaagggaaaaagcTGTAATCAGGGGTCATAGTGAAATCTGACATGACTTTGCAAGGGCATCTTTGGGTATTTGGTGTAAGGTGTTGTATGAACTGAAGGGTGTGAAACCTCTGCTTTGCATGAAGAGTCAGATGACTTCCAggcagcaaaatgaaaaaatgccTTGGTTTCACTTCCTTCTGCGTTTGGACCAGATGATAATCCAGCTGTGACTATGGAGTCTCACAGAAGATCACTTCAATTCTATGCAGCACAAGATTTTTCAATCCTGTTCTGATATCTCTTTCAAATAGATTAGGAAAAGTGTTCAGACAAAGAGCTTGTGTTAGCGTTGAGTGTTCAGTCCATGCCCCAGATATCTGCTAAAGAACACAGACAGAAAATTGCATGTTCTTAGGTCTCTTGGAAAGTGCAGTGATTTTCAGGATACCTCCTGTGTTGTTTGCAGTGATGTTGGTTctcagggcaggcagagcaggggagcCATCTGAATCTGGGTCTTCCTCACCAACCTGAGTGTTCACAGTTCTTGGGCAACAAGACATACACTGGGCAGTGGTGATCTGGTTCTGATGTTTGGACAGAATGGGAAACAAAACTGGGCTGGAATAGACAGAGGACCCTCATGTTCTAATCACCTGTTGTAGGCAGTTGCCTAATTTCAAAATGATTTGGAGACACCATACTGTGTGTCAAAGGAAGAGAATATTATGTGACTAGTATGTCAGTGTTAATGCAGCACCCTTTATTAAAATGTAAGGGACTCGGAAAAAGGGTGCATATTTCTGCATTAAAATACTTTTCAATGCTGCTGATGATTTACCACAGAACATTCAACACTTCGTGTGATAATTTGAATGTGGAGATTAGTAAAATGTTTGAATCTAGCTTCCCCAGGCAAGACAGTGTACCTAAAATTCAGACCTGCACTCGGAAGGTAGCATAACAGAGACAGATGTCATAgcttttttctttgatttttgcTTAATTTCTTGCCTCAGTTTATGATGAAATACTTGTAGCACTGCATTGTGGGCAAAGAACTACAGTGGGACTAGGAGACCCTGTTTGTGTTCCTAGATTTGCCTTTCTCAGAGGCTGAATGATGATGAATGATCCCATTGCtctatgctttttttttcttacctgCAAAATTGGATGCTTGGCAAGCAGCCTTCTCTGAAGTGTGAGGAGATTTAGTAATCAAATTAGCCAAGTAACCCACCAAAACTATAACTAGTATCAACAAAATGTGAGTTGGcaaaatccttttttccccaatacttTATCCTCCTGCTATTCTTAGAAGTGTAGTTAAAACGTGAGACCAAAGGGAGATCATCTGAGTGGCACAGCTTGCTGTGGATAAGATGCGTGTTTGACAAGTTTGGCAGGGCAGCgtaacccagcacagcccctctgggtgAATGCAGTAGAATACTCTCTCTCTGTAGAAGGCAGTATTCCTGACTTACTAGCTCACCTCCTGGAATTACCTCTTCTGCTTGGCTGGAAAACTACCGCTGTTAGTTGTGTTCCACTGCGTTGTGATTTGTTATTAATGTATTAGGAAGACTGAGCTGGTGGAGTAAAGAATCTTTCCCAAATTCCCTTCTATGAGGTCTTCTTTTCACTCTCTCTAGGTAATTCAGCACAAAAGCACTGTTCAGATTAGACTCTATAATGGCAAAATCTGGGCTTCATGACTCAGTCCCTCTTCCAGTTGTGTGTTTCTGACTACATAAAGAGTGCCATAGGTAACAAGAATAATTTTCACTCTCCCACTTTACATGTCTTTTCCAACACTTTGGAAAAGAATTGCTCTCTTGACTCATGGCCAGTCAATGAACCTCAGCAAGTGTCCCTATTTGTAAAATATCTTGATCTTCCTGTGTGTATAAGATTCCATTTATCTAATCCATACCATATCCTTGTGCTTGCTTGGCATAGCAAATCAGATGTTTTAATCAATGGGTTTGTTCAGTGTGCTGGCATTTGGGAATTCACTTTGAATTCTGAGTCCACTTTGAATTTTGGTGGGAcctccattttgtgaccatccCCGAAGGTAATTAAAAGGCACGTGAACGTGGTGTTTGGGAACATGGTTTAGCGGTGGGCTCAGTAGTGCTAGGTTAGAGGTTGCACTCAATGACTGTGAGGGTCTTTTCCAAACGAAATTATTCTCTGATTGTAATTTTTGGCACAGAATCGCAGAATAAAAATGggttgagttggaagggacttttgAATATCAGCTAGTCCAATGTCTCTGCCATGGGTGGGCATGTTAACTTTGCATTTGTTTACAGTGCTTTGAAGCACCTTGAATAGCACTATTACTTTGCCTTCATGACAACACTTCCGGTAATTAAGTTATTACTTTATCAGTTTTAACATCTTAAACTGAAACAAAGATGTGCATTGCATAATGTTACTACCTCAAGCAGATTACAGCACGAATTGTTGTGCAGTACCATGTTTGTTGTGAGATGTGTCCTATCTGTCTATGCTGCTCTTCCCAGAGAGTTCTGGCATGCAGCTTTTGGACCTGCCATTGTTGGTGAAATTTGGCTCTTCTCCCTGAAAAATGACCATTTCCCTGGTCTAGTAGTCTAGGTTTATTTCACAGATGGACATCTTATTTCAAACAGCAAATGAAAAAGATTTGATGGTATTAGTGGTCATTAGCTGAGATGGAAGGAGCTTCTGGGAAAAGGGAGAGTTTCTTCCAAGGAATATCCAAAGAGCCATGTGGGGCTGAGATGGAGAGTTCTAATCTTACCTGCTTGGAACCACTTAAATTTTTATCTGTTTCTGATGAACCACAGACATCTTCCAGTGTAGCCTGTGTGAACTGAGCCCACAAGTGCCCTCTTCCtgattctctctcttttctttccctatGGGCtccttctttatttctttccccTGTAGGCTCCTACCTACCCTCCATTCATGTACTGCAGTCTAAAATTATCTGATTTCTTCATAAGACTCCTCAGAATAAGCTCTATTCCCATTATATCCATCAAAGTAGACTTTAGTTCCTATACAAAAACCCATCTAtttccccagctctcctcagtAGAGTGGTTTCAGAGTTCTCTATGTACGAGGAGACCACTGTGTCTGTCTTCTTCAATGGGGCTTGTTCTCATCTGTGTCCTTCTCTTTTCACATTCTACACACATTCGTGCCAGTGAAATGGCAAGTTGGGAATTTTAATCATTGCCAAGCAGAAATGAGTGTCTTAAGTACTGAACGCTCTGCTCCCATGGACAGACAGTAGACAGGCATAGAGGAATTTAATGTGATACATTCTTGCATTCACACTGGAACCTTGTTTGTCCTATTCTGAATCAGGAGGTGAAGAatgcaaaagcagcagaagtGCACTTTAGACCATGGAAAGGAGTGTGTTTCACAAAggacagcagcagaaggaatgTGTAAATCTCTAAGTGTCAGTATAGAACACCATGGCAAACTCAGTGGTTACTTTAAAAGAATACCAGAAATGAGTTTGCTGCACTGACCCTTTAACCACaagataagattttttttcagatgatGTGTAAGAATAGGTTTGAGCCACAATGCATATTCCTCAACCAGTACCgtaatttcccccttttccccaaCCACGTGTAAATGAAACTTCATAGTCTGCCACGTAAACGTTACCCATTGATGAACCACTGAAAATTTTTCCAGGACCATGCTTTGACAAAGACGCTTTCGAGGGATTCCCTTGATTAGCCAAAAAACGAAGGGCTCTTATCTGACACTATCTTGTCTAAATATACACAGCCTGTGatgatgaaataaaaaaaaattcaagaccAGGTATAAATACCACTGACAGGATGATGAAGTTCAGTCGTCTACTTGCTTCTAATAGAAGATTTAACTATTAGAAGTTGAAGCTCTCTGCTCTTAGACCTGGTCCCCCAGAACTGATCTGAGCAGTTTAACTGAACTATCATAAAGAAAATGGCTTTCCAAAACTACAGCTTGTTTGTTCTATCTGTCATCATGATTTCTTTTGGACATGTTGAAAATAGATTGAATCTTCTTCAACTTCAAAATGATATAGACAAACTGAAAGCTGATTTTGTAAGTATAATCTTCTACTGCATTTCTGTTCTCCTGCTGCTTTGCTTTACATATAGTCCAAACTTGAGCACTGCTTGGCATACTCAATATGTACCAATAGAGGGTAAtcatggaaataattttttgatCATACCTTTTTATACAataatatggattttttttttgttttactaaGATCTTTCATTTACCTGGTTTCAATTTTTCAACAGTCATAGCTATTGTAgcaatttgaatttattttaggGGTATTCTTTCTTTCACAATAGCTTCTTCTAGCTCAATTCAGCTTTGATTACATGGAATATCTTTTAACAAGAAATCTTAATGCAATTTATGGTGAATATATTAATCTCTATTCAGTTCTGACTAGATGCCATTTACtgactttttaaatttcatGTTAGCAATGTCAATGCCAGATTTAGTACTACATAGCAATATAAATAAATGAAGATGAATTTTTGCTTTAACAAATGCATTGGCTACTTATTTTAAGTTGTAGTAGTGTGTTACTCAAAGGTGATTTCTGCTTCTTATTCTTTTGCATCCTCCAGTCATTTAACTTCCACATATGTGACTATGACCTGGCATGGGAATGTAATCTGGCCCAATATTGTTTCTCGTCAAATAGAATTTTGGTAACTTGATAACTGTAATGTTAATTCACCAATCTTCATCTGGGAGGCATTAAAGCAGTACACAGCTGAAATCAGCAGTGATTAGTCACAGAGACAGCAGATCTACAATAGAGTCACTTTCAAttaacagtttttattttcaatatatttttgttgtgttttttctcCTCTAAATGCAAAGAAACAACTGCAACAGTCTGCTCCTATTTTCAGCTCTGACTTCTCTGTGATTTTGTAATAATTTTGTGCAAATGACAGTTGAAATTCAGTAGTCAGGGAACCACCCTGAAGTAGTAAAGACTAGTGTGATACTTCAGTGTTTGCAGGAAACTGGCTGTAAAAGTGGCATTATGTCTTAAATTTGTGATTAGCATAGACCAGGGAGAGTCTTACTAGAATATATATAGCTCTGTGGGAGAGATCCTGAGCCATGATGAGCTTTTTGTACTGACATTAAAACTTTGCTCCATAGCAGGTGCTCCCCACTTTTCAGAAGTAGAAAAAATCAGTTTGGTAGTGTGCTCAGCATGGGGAGCCAATCAGCCTAGGATCTCCTGTCAGACTGCAAGTTTTCTCTTTGCACTCACTGTATTTAAATTACTGAGCAGACAGAAGAAGGAAATAGTCAGTGTTGtatacaaaaaggaaaaaaaaaaagccacacagAAGAGGAAATGATGCAGTTTGTCTTTCCTTGGTAGGAGAGTTGtattgctctttttttcctagAGCCTGTTGCCAACGTCTGATGGTTAAACTCCATCCCTGGGAGCCTCTCAGTAGCCCACTAATCTTGGGATATTCTCCAGTTTTGCAGTTTTTTCATACTAAAACCAGCTCATTCTTGTTCCATATGAGATTTTACAGAGACTGTATGAATTTAGGGTCACAGATTACAAACTGCTGGACTTTGGCTTACCAGAAAACATACCAAGATCAGATCTAATGATTTTCTAGACTCTTGCTGTGCTTATGAGCTTTTATTTTCATCTGTCAGTAGCAAAAATTACAGGGAGCATTTGGGAAAATAGATGTGCTAAACATCTCTATTCAGGAGAAGACATTGAAAAGAGGACTCATTCCATTTCTGATACCAGGCAGCCAAGCAATGGGACTTGGTGGTTAGAGAAGTGAAAGCATTGGGAAAGCATTGGGATTGCCAGATGtgcaaaaatctgaattttgatGCTCATttgaataaacaaaacaaatttgcCTTAATAAATATTGATAAACATTGTTTATGTAATAGAtatgtttgctctttttttcagAACTCAAGTCATTCTGATGTAGCTGATGGCGGACCTATTTTTACAGAGAGGCTGAAAAGCTGGACAGAGGTGAGTCAAAGCCAGATATGATGAAACATCTCAGGCACTTTTTTGGCACAAAGCAGCTCCCAGAACCAGCGTAATTAGCTGCAGTAGAATGAATATTAGCAGAGTTCTCTTTGGTAGCTTGGAAATGAGACAAAAATAGAAAGCTTTATACTGCACTGTGAACTGACTCAGAGGTACAGTCAAGCCCAGGAGCTGAGTTGCAACATCTTCTTTATCGTCTTGTTTCAAGCAGTAGAGAAGCCCTGTATGCTGTGTTttgtcttccttccttcctttccctgctgatgggcactcacagacttttctttttcatcatatttttcaacagaaaaatgaaaaggagatCATCCTGAGTCAGATTATTTCCATGTACTTGGAAATGCTTGAAAGCACTGACAGGTCAAAGGATCATGTCAGGAACATAAATGAGGAGCTCAATACTCTGAAAGAAAGCCTTTCTGATGGCTCAAAGAAGATGGAAGATCTCAAGGACCTGACAAAACTTCGGGTAAGGCTCTTCCCTTGTCTACAAAGCTTGTGGCATTATAGTTATGATTCGAGTGTGATTTAAGCTAATAATGCTTCAGTAACCTATATGGTAATCCATATGTAGCTCAGTTCATGCTGAAAAACCAAatatttccagctgcaggggctgctgcatgTCTGCAGTGTGGGGTAGTGCTGGGTCTTGCTGTGatctggcacagagctgctggcagcgcTGTCTCACGGTCTGTACACCAGAGGTGCCACTGGCACAGCCCTTTGTGGCATGGGAATTGGCTGGGAAGGGTGTGCCAGGCTGTGGAATGCTCTGTGGCTCTGGGAGCACTCGGCTCACGGCGCTCGTGCCAGCGGCACAGACCAGCAACCTCCTCGGAGGTGTGCAGACAATGCCCCCGTGCAGGCAGCTGCCTttcactgctctgctccacagagtctggctgctctgtggcaggctgcacagcagcacagaaagtggaaaacaaaaatatgggACGCAGTCACTCTTTGCTATGGGAATTCGGTAGTAGTGAATTGAAAATTGCAGATGTGCTTCTGTTTTACACTGGTAGCAGAGTAGCCCATGTGCTGTGGACAGTAAACAATTACAGCTCTTGGCATGACTTTTGCTCCATTTGTTTCTTGCTTATTACAGATGAGTGACTTGAAAGTTCAGCGCAAGGCTGTAAATGAGCTGTTCAGCGTCTTACAGAAACTGGGGGATACCTCAAGTTctcacaaaaggaaaagaagccaGTTTCAGAGGCTGTGCAGATGCTAATGCCATCTCAGGATCTTCTGTACTGAGCTACTGTGCAAATCTTGTTGggacaagattttttttatttcaatcttttaattgattttttatacatttatttattaatatttaagtGTCTTAAGTAATTATTTATAAAGAAATACTAATCAAAGTATTTATACTCCCTAATATTATATAAGAAATTACTTTGTCTTAAAATCCTGTCTATTTGTTATATGTTGTTGACCTGAAAACAGAGAGTGAGGCAGTGTTTACCAAGTTTCCATATGGAAATCTTGAAATTACATTATAATGGTACCCAGCTTTCCGTCTGGTGCTGTCTTGAGAGAGGGATGTTATGAGATTAGTCTCATCTATTTGGCATGGAGATACAAGCACCAGTATGGGGAAGTTACTCTATTCAGGAAAAACATATTTAtgtctgcttactactaaacATATCTAAATCCAAATCAAGTGAGTAGACATGCCTAAAGATAAACAAATGTTGAAGAAAATTTCTGAACTAGAGGACCAATGGTTAATTGCtggttactattattattattattattattactattattattgttattatgcACTGAAGTTACCAGGAGAACAGTCTACTTAATATCTCAGGAGAATGTGACTAACTGTATTGCACTGACTTAACTTAAACTcccagattttaaaaatttctgtttTTACTGTTTTGTATTGAACCAGTCAAATGTGTCTgttataatttaatttatttggaGGTAATAGTATGGAAGCTTTTATCTCAAGGACTATATTTTTGCACTGGAATATTATTAAAAACTTTGGATTTGTCAACAAAGATTTTtgaaatttgaattttaaataaataaacaaatagataaattttaaaagtgtgtTTTCATGTTTATTCACCATCATctatatgaaaaataaaactctAATTTTATTCTACATTTTCACAAAGATCAGTCCTACTGAAGTTTAGTTGCAGTAAGTCCCACGAGTTCAGCTGTAATTGCTGCAGCCATTCCTACTCCCgtgggctcggctgcctcccaCTGCTCAAGATATCTGCATTCATATCCACATTTGGCAGGCACAACAAGTGACTGTGATCCTGGAGACTCCAACTGATTCTGAGGGAAACAGCTGTTCTTTATACTCATCACAGACATGCATATGCACGGGAGATGCAAGTGAAATTTCTCCTCTAGGATTTCTCCAGTTCCAGGACTAAGCACGAGAATCCTCAGTAAGCATTCAACATAGACAACATATCCTTCAGTGCTCATGCTCTTTCATGAGGCATTAAAGGAGACTAACTCTCCTTTGAGGATACACAGCCAGGTACAGCAAGTTCTACTGAAAACAGaatgacaaaaaagaaaaaaatccaaaaccaaagaagaaggaaaaaaaaaagagaagaaaagagaagagaagagaaagagaagagaagagaagagaagagaagagaagagaagagaagagaagagaagagaagagaagagaagagaagagaagagaagagaagagaagagaagagaaggaaaaatgaaaaacctAACAAAAGGGTTAAAATTTCATTAGTCATTGGCAGGGATAAAGTGTGCTTCCCCACTACTCCTGAGCAAATTATCCTATTTCTTGGATTTTAAGCCAAGACTGGTTAGAAACTACTTTATTAGACTATAAAGTAAAAAAGCTACAGTCCTTCTACACCCTGCTGTATGGTTCCATGGTAACAAAATGAAGGCAATTGCATCCAGAAGAGAT
This region of Zonotrichia albicollis isolate bZonAlb1 chromosome 4, bZonAlb1.hap1, whole genome shotgun sequence genomic DNA includes:
- the IFNG gene encoding interferon gamma; this translates as MAFQNYSLFVLSVIMISFGHVENRLNLLQLQNDIDKLKADFNSSHSDVADGGPIFTERLKSWTEKNEKEIILSQIISMYLEMLESTDRSKDHVRNINEELNTLKESLSDGSKKMEDLKDLTKLRMSDLKVQRKAVNELFSVLQKLGDTSSSHKRKRSQFQRLCRC